A portion of the Stigmatella aurantiaca DW4/3-1 genome contains these proteins:
- the rocD gene encoding ornithine--oxo-acid transaminase, translated as MPENLTQRAIALEERYGAHNYHPLPVVLTRGEGVHVWDVEGRRYLDFLAAYSAVNQGHCHPRIIAALTEQARQLTLTSRAFHSDRLGECEKYLAEYFGYDKALMMNTGVEGGETSLKLTRKWAYKVKGVPANQAKTVYAAGNFWGRTLAAISASTDPDSTSDYGPFLPGYIIIPYNDLAALERTFAADPTIAGFMVEPIQGEAGVVVPDAGYLKGVRELCTKYNVLFIADEVQTGLGRTGKRLACDHESVRPDILVLGKALSGGTYPVSCVLADDPIMLTIKPGEHGSTYGGNPLACAVTMAALNVLREEKLAENAERMGNVFRQRMNALVQKGGLVSLVRGKGLLNAMVINDTEASSAAWKLCLKLKDQGLLAKPTQGNKIRFAPPLVITEAQMNEACDIIERVIQSV; from the coding sequence ATGCCAGAGAACCTCACGCAACGGGCCATCGCCCTCGAAGAGCGATACGGAGCACACAACTACCACCCTCTGCCCGTGGTCCTGACCCGCGGCGAGGGTGTCCACGTCTGGGACGTGGAGGGCAGGCGGTACCTGGACTTCCTGGCGGCCTACTCCGCGGTCAACCAGGGCCACTGCCATCCGCGGATCATCGCCGCGCTGACGGAGCAGGCGCGGCAGTTGACGCTCACGTCGCGGGCGTTCCACTCCGACCGGCTCGGGGAGTGTGAGAAGTACCTGGCGGAGTACTTCGGGTACGACAAGGCCTTGATGATGAACACGGGCGTGGAGGGGGGCGAGACGTCCCTGAAGCTGACCCGGAAGTGGGCGTACAAGGTCAAAGGCGTGCCCGCCAATCAGGCGAAGACGGTCTACGCGGCTGGGAACTTCTGGGGCCGCACCCTGGCGGCCATCTCCGCATCGACGGATCCCGACAGCACGAGCGACTACGGTCCCTTCCTGCCCGGGTACATCATCATCCCGTACAACGACCTGGCCGCGCTGGAGCGCACCTTCGCCGCGGATCCAACCATCGCGGGCTTCATGGTGGAGCCGATCCAGGGCGAGGCCGGCGTGGTCGTCCCGGACGCGGGCTATCTGAAGGGCGTCCGCGAGCTGTGCACGAAGTACAACGTGCTGTTCATCGCGGATGAAGTCCAGACGGGCCTGGGCCGGACGGGGAAGCGGCTGGCCTGTGACCATGAATCCGTCCGCCCTGACATCCTGGTGTTGGGCAAGGCCCTCTCGGGCGGGACGTATCCGGTGTCCTGCGTGCTCGCCGATGATCCCATCATGCTCACCATCAAGCCGGGAGAGCACGGCAGCACGTATGGTGGTAACCCGCTGGCATGCGCGGTGACGATGGCGGCCCTGAACGTGCTGCGCGAGGAGAAGCTCGCCGAGAACGCCGAGCGAATGGGCAACGTGTTCCGCCAGCGGATGAACGCCTTGGTGCAGAAGGGCGGACTGGTGTCGCTGGTGCGAGGGAAGGGCTTGCTCAATGCCATGGTCATCAATGACACGGAGGCGAGCAGCGCGGCCTGGAAGCTCTGCTTGAAGTTGAAGGACCAGGGGTTGCTGGCCAAGCCCACGCAGGGCAACAAGATCCGCTTCGCTCCGCCGCTGGTGATCACGGAGGCCCAGATGAACGAGGCCTGCGACATCATCGAGCGGGTCATCCAGAGCGTCTGA